A window of the Planctomycetaceae bacterium genome harbors these coding sequences:
- a CDS encoding PSD1 and planctomycete cytochrome C domain-containing protein — translation MKSLTLLIRPGIFVAFIVVTSMSAEAQEAPENISFGEQIRPIFTEHCTACHGGVKQAGDLSFVYRHQVLPPDGWVVEPGKPEESVLLERVTSDDPELRMPPPDHGKALSKQDVALLTEWIRQGAPWDEHWALTAPILPSEPELQDRDWARKPLDTFVLSKLEKLNLQPAPDADPERWLRRVSLDLVGLPPTLEERADFLKDLGQSHTAPDSESAHTRKSSAETEAAYEKVVDRLLMSPHFGERWATVWLDQIRYADSKGLGLDGKRNIWKYRDWVIDAFNRDLPYDQFTIRQIAGDLLPNASIEDLIATAAHRVTQTNEEGGTDDEEFRVAAVLDRVNTTWQAWQGLTFGCAQCHNHPYDPIQHSEYYKFAAFFNNTKDCDLDQDWPIVQAPIDPSKYAEASELDQQIGSLRDAIWQQEFRALQESSFWKPLKGLKASSNNATQLAVEPQGGHDEFHTVGTVSRDADLTLEAPLPPGIRRLTAIRFTGMPLEPEKAVSDSEWGFVLSQFEAAVVVPNEKATKAIEFERVVIDEPNPFYDPQESLNPKSNSGFAAYTRINYPRQAAFILQSPMDVPEGASIRVTLKHRVFILAAFSLIARRGHLAVSDAPEFTALLTNADLKEQRRQLAILEKQRGGIPSTSVPVLAERPKSLVRPMHVFDRGLFLTKGKEVKAATPESFPPLSADKPVDRLTLAYWMASPQNPLTARVAVNRVWARMFGVGIVATEEDFGSSGEAPSHPRLLDSLAIRFQGDYEWRLKSVVREIALSRTYRQSSAIRPELQERDAQNRLLARGPRQRLSAELIRDQALAISGLLSHKQFGPPVHPPIPDGVWMPFSGGDKWVTPEPGNEDRYRRSIYTYTKRSIQYPMFAAFDAPSREFCTPRRLPSNTPVQALMTLNDAVFVECTSALARRMASFHPSPQEQIQHGFLLATCRNIRPTELKELMKLCESSGSKNPQSDLQAVAAVILNLDEVQTK, via the coding sequence ATGAAATCCCTGACTCTATTGATTCGCCCCGGGATCTTCGTCGCTTTCATCGTTGTGACCTCGATGTCTGCAGAGGCACAGGAGGCACCGGAGAATATTTCATTTGGTGAGCAAATTCGTCCCATCTTTACCGAACACTGCACTGCATGTCACGGAGGCGTGAAACAGGCAGGTGATCTTTCTTTTGTGTATCGCCATCAGGTACTCCCTCCGGATGGCTGGGTAGTGGAACCAGGAAAGCCGGAAGAATCTGTCTTACTGGAACGTGTCACGTCTGATGATCCCGAACTTCGCATGCCTCCGCCGGACCACGGGAAAGCTCTGTCGAAACAGGACGTCGCTCTGCTGACGGAATGGATTCGTCAGGGGGCGCCGTGGGATGAGCATTGGGCTCTGACGGCTCCCATCCTGCCGTCTGAGCCAGAGTTGCAGGACCGAGACTGGGCCAGAAAGCCGCTGGATACGTTTGTCCTTTCGAAGCTCGAGAAGCTGAACCTTCAACCTGCACCGGATGCCGATCCTGAACGATGGCTGCGTCGCGTTTCTCTCGACCTGGTCGGTCTGCCTCCTACACTCGAAGAACGGGCAGATTTCCTGAAAGATCTCGGCCAGTCCCACACGGCCCCCGATTCTGAGTCAGCGCACACACGCAAGTCGTCGGCAGAAACAGAAGCGGCCTACGAAAAGGTGGTGGATCGACTTCTGATGTCACCGCACTTTGGTGAGCGTTGGGCAACTGTCTGGCTGGACCAGATCCGATATGCCGATTCCAAAGGACTGGGACTCGATGGAAAACGCAACATCTGGAAATACCGCGATTGGGTGATCGATGCGTTCAACCGCGACCTGCCTTATGATCAGTTTACCATTCGGCAAATTGCCGGCGACCTGCTGCCGAACGCTTCCATCGAAGATCTTATTGCGACTGCGGCTCATCGGGTCACACAGACCAATGAGGAAGGCGGAACGGACGACGAAGAGTTTCGCGTCGCAGCCGTCCTGGATCGAGTGAATACAACCTGGCAGGCATGGCAGGGGTTAACGTTTGGGTGTGCCCAATGTCACAATCATCCGTACGATCCCATCCAGCATTCGGAATACTACAAGTTTGCGGCATTCTTCAATAACACGAAGGACTGCGACCTCGACCAGGACTGGCCAATCGTGCAGGCTCCGATTGATCCGTCGAAGTATGCTGAGGCATCGGAACTGGACCAGCAGATAGGATCCCTGCGGGATGCCATTTGGCAGCAGGAGTTCCGTGCACTGCAGGAATCGTCTTTCTGGAAGCCTTTAAAGGGATTAAAAGCGTCCAGCAACAATGCGACTCAGCTGGCGGTCGAACCTCAGGGAGGTCATGACGAATTTCATACCGTTGGAACGGTCAGCCGCGATGCAGACCTGACCCTGGAAGCCCCGTTGCCCCCGGGGATCCGAAGGTTGACAGCCATTCGATTCACGGGAATGCCTCTGGAACCGGAAAAGGCGGTTTCTGATTCCGAATGGGGATTTGTCCTGTCGCAGTTTGAAGCCGCCGTCGTTGTGCCAAATGAAAAGGCGACGAAGGCGATTGAATTTGAACGCGTTGTGATCGATGAACCCAATCCGTTTTATGATCCGCAAGAGAGTCTCAACCCTAAGTCGAACAGTGGATTTGCGGCATACACTCGCATTAATTATCCGCGGCAGGCAGCGTTCATTCTCCAGTCGCCAATGGATGTTCCCGAAGGAGCGTCGATCCGGGTGACCCTCAAACATCGGGTTTTCATTCTGGCAGCGTTTAGCCTGATTGCGAGGCGAGGGCATCTGGCGGTTTCCGATGCTCCGGAGTTCACCGCATTACTCACCAACGCGGACCTGAAGGAACAACGCAGACAGCTTGCCATTCTGGAGAAACAACGCGGCGGAATCCCGTCGACGTCCGTGCCAGTGTTGGCCGAACGCCCGAAATCGCTGGTTCGGCCGATGCATGTTTTTGATCGCGGATTGTTCCTGACGAAAGGCAAAGAAGTCAAAGCTGCCACTCCAGAATCATTTCCTCCGTTGTCTGCCGACAAGCCTGTCGATCGATTAACACTCGCATACTGGATGGCCAGCCCGCAGAACCCACTAACCGCGCGCGTCGCTGTGAATCGAGTCTGGGCTCGAATGTTCGGTGTGGGTATCGTAGCCACTGAAGAAGACTTCGGTTCATCCGGCGAAGCTCCGTCTCATCCCAGGCTGCTGGATTCACTGGCGATTCGATTTCAGGGTGATTACGAATGGCGACTCAAGAGTGTTGTTCGTGAAATCGCATTATCCAGAACGTATCGGCAAAGCTCAGCCATTCGTCCGGAGCTGCAGGAAAGAGATGCTCAAAACCGATTGCTGGCGCGCGGGCCGAGGCAGAGGTTGTCGGCCGAACTCATCCGTGATCAGGCTCTCGCCATTTCCGGGCTCCTCTCGCACAAACAGTTCGGCCCGCCGGTTCATCCGCCAATCCCGGACGGTGTCTGGATGCCGTTTTCAGGCGGAGACAAATGGGTAACGCCTGAACCCGGCAATGAAGACCGTTACCGTCGCTCCATTTACACATACACCAAACGCAGCATTCAGTACCCGATGTTTGCCGCCTTCGACGCACCATCACGAGAATTCTGCACGCCAAGACGCCTGCCGTCGAATACACCGGTGCAGGCTCTGATGACGCTGAATGACGCTGTATTCGTCGAATGCACCTCGGCTCTGGCAAGACGCATGGCGTCATTCCATCCTTCGCCACAGGAACAAATCCAACACGGCTTCCTGCTGGCAACCTGTCGCAACATTCGTCCGACTGAACTGAAGGAATTGATGAAGCTCTGTGAGTCTTCTGGTTCAAAGAATCCTCAAAGCGACTTACAGGCCGTTGCAGCAGTGATTCTGAATCTGGATGAAGTCCAGACAAAATAG
- a CDS encoding DUF1501 domain-containing protein, whose amino-acid sequence MKRSEQKFRNDWRNSLRHPLNLRDEIHLTALRQSTRRHFLRHCTTGMGAIWLAMNGAGAADRALPLHEASNPLSVIQPPLPARAKRVIYLHMVGAPSQLELFDFKPDLKELNGKPCPQSFLEGKRFAFIQGTALMLGPQYPFRQHGECGAWVSDRLPKLARHVDDLCFIKTMQTDQFNHGPAQLMVHTGQARMGYPSVGSWVTWGLGTENSELPGFIVLLSGGRPPRAGNALWNAGFLPSVYQGVQCRSQGDPILNISNPEGVSREDRRAMLDTLSSLNQKSYEEFGDPETLTRIAQYEMAFRMQSAVPDAMNLSDEPEHIHSKYGTEPGKQSFANNCLLARRLAERDVRFIQLFDWGWDSHGADKNEALNEGFRKKCQQIDQPISALLSDLKERGLLQDTLVVWSGEFGRTPMRENRGGTEMKFVGRDHNPEAFTMWLAGGGVRGGMTFGETDPVGYSAAIDPVPLRDFHATVLHLLGLDHQRLSIPFQGLDQKLIGVKPTRVIQEIMS is encoded by the coding sequence ATGAAACGTTCAGAACAGAAGTTCCGAAACGACTGGCGAAACAGCTTGCGTCATCCATTGAATCTTCGCGACGAAATCCATCTAACTGCGTTGCGGCAGTCCACGCGGCGGCATTTTCTTCGTCACTGCACAACAGGCATGGGGGCGATCTGGCTGGCAATGAATGGTGCCGGGGCTGCTGATCGGGCGCTACCGCTTCACGAAGCTTCCAATCCGTTAAGCGTCATTCAGCCGCCGCTGCCGGCGCGAGCGAAACGTGTGATCTATCTGCACATGGTGGGCGCTCCCAGCCAACTGGAATTGTTCGACTTCAAGCCGGACCTGAAAGAACTCAACGGGAAGCCGTGCCCGCAATCATTTCTGGAAGGCAAACGATTTGCCTTCATTCAGGGAACAGCTCTGATGCTTGGGCCGCAGTATCCATTTCGACAACATGGAGAGTGCGGAGCCTGGGTTTCGGATCGACTTCCAAAACTGGCCCGGCATGTGGATGACCTGTGCTTCATTAAGACAATGCAGACAGATCAGTTCAATCACGGTCCAGCCCAGTTGATGGTTCATACCGGCCAGGCCCGCATGGGATATCCATCTGTCGGATCGTGGGTCACATGGGGACTGGGAACGGAGAATTCGGAACTGCCGGGATTCATTGTCCTCCTGTCTGGTGGCCGACCGCCTCGAGCCGGCAATGCGCTCTGGAACGCTGGATTTCTGCCATCCGTTTATCAGGGTGTGCAATGCCGATCTCAGGGAGACCCTATCCTGAACATCTCTAATCCGGAGGGCGTCTCTCGTGAAGATCGTCGAGCAATGCTCGATACGCTCAGCAGCCTGAATCAGAAGTCCTACGAAGAATTCGGGGACCCGGAAACGCTGACGCGAATTGCGCAGTACGAAATGGCGTTCCGGATGCAGTCTGCCGTGCCTGATGCGATGAACCTCTCCGATGAGCCCGAGCACATCCACAGCAAATACGGCACCGAACCCGGAAAACAATCGTTTGCAAACAACTGCCTGCTCGCACGGCGACTTGCAGAACGCGATGTTCGTTTTATTCAATTGTTTGACTGGGGCTGGGATTCACACGGAGCTGACAAGAACGAAGCTCTGAACGAAGGGTTCAGGAAAAAGTGTCAGCAGATCGATCAGCCGATATCCGCCTTACTGTCGGATCTGAAAGAACGTGGACTCCTTCAGGACACGCTGGTTGTCTGGAGCGGTGAATTTGGTCGAACCCCAATGCGCGAAAACCGAGGTGGTACCGAAATGAAATTTGTGGGACGCGACCACAATCCGGAAGCCTTTACTATGTGGCTGGCCGGAGGCGGTGTCAGAGGGGGAATGACATTCGGTGAAACAGACCCGGTTGGATATTCAGCCGCCATCGATCCCGTTCCGTTGCGAGATTTCCACGCGACCGTCCTGCACCTGCTGGGTCTTGACCACCAGCGGCTGAGCATCCCTTTTCAGGGGCTCGATCAAAAATTGATCGGCGTCAAGCCGACACGGGTGATTCAGGAAATCATGAGTTAG
- the csrA gene encoding carbon storage regulator CsrA — protein MLVLSRKKDEKIVIGDSITLMVIEIRGDKVRLGIEAPRDVTVHREEVYEAIKRENTDEKKNA, from the coding sequence ATGTTAGTACTCAGCCGAAAAAAAGATGAGAAGATCGTAATTGGGGACTCCATCACTCTGATGGTCATTGAGATCCGCGGCGACAAGGTGCGTCTGGGCATCGAAGCTCCTCGCGACGTCACTGTTCATCGTGAAGAAGTCTACGAAGCGATCAAACGCGAAAATACCGACGAGAAAAAGAACGCCTGA
- a CDS encoding M1 family metallopeptidase: protein MHRANCHPVALIAFAAVMNVGPLLIAQSVVNTKYAQPDKFRQLEEILPTPNDYRTASGAPGHRYWQQKADYDINVELDDEKQRIVGSEVITYQNNSPDSLRYVWLQLDANRFHPQSAANRSQTAPRLSPSMSFKDMDSLVLASRFPGGTKIRDCRDDKSNRVLRHTVVGSNMRIDLNDELSPGQSTSIRIAWEYNIPEVNRLRARGGCEHFPKDDNYIYEIAQWFPRMCVYSDVTGWQNKEFLGKGEFTLEFGDYVVRITVPEDHVVASTGVLLNPTEVLSEAQRKRLLDAKTSKKPVFVITPEEAMANQAEKAEGKRTWVFKATNVRDFAFASSRKFIWDAMGHDSDGNQVMAMSFYPNEAEPLWSRYSTHAIVHTLQVYSRYTFQYPYPTAISVNGPVGGMEYPMICFNGPRPEEDGTYTARTKYGLISVVIHEVGHNYFPMIVNSDERQWTWMDEGLNTFLQYLAEVEWEEDYPSRRGEPKDIVEYMRSTNQVPVMTNSESLLQFGPNAYSKPATALNILRETILGRELFDFAFREYAQRWKNKRPYPADFFRTMEDASGVDLDWFWRGWFYSTDHVDIGISNVRHYTINDGNPAKDSEFKRAERDAKPETMSQQRNEGIHKRTDDFPELKDFYNSFDDLEVTDAEKKKFDKYLKDLPEDERRLLGQKTNFYIVDLENIGGLVMPVILKLHYADGTTSEVRLPAEIWAQNCEETSKLIMSPKEIESIELDPHLETADTVLSNNVFPPRITKSRFKLYQQRKETNEMQKAGLGSKKEANAKGDDSEKKEKASE, encoded by the coding sequence ATGCATCGTGCAAACTGTCACCCCGTGGCATTGATTGCTTTCGCAGCTGTTATGAACGTCGGTCCGTTGTTGATCGCGCAATCGGTCGTCAATACGAAATATGCTCAGCCGGATAAGTTTCGGCAGCTGGAAGAAATTCTTCCGACACCGAATGACTATCGCACCGCTTCAGGAGCCCCTGGTCACAGGTATTGGCAACAGAAGGCGGACTACGATATCAACGTCGAACTGGACGACGAAAAGCAGCGGATCGTTGGCAGCGAAGTCATCACGTACCAGAACAATTCTCCCGATTCGCTTCGGTATGTTTGGTTGCAGCTGGATGCAAATCGGTTTCATCCTCAATCAGCCGCCAATCGATCACAAACCGCGCCGCGTCTGTCTCCATCCATGTCGTTCAAGGACATGGATTCCCTGGTACTGGCATCCCGATTTCCCGGAGGCACGAAGATCAGGGATTGTCGCGACGACAAGTCCAATCGTGTTCTGCGCCACACTGTTGTTGGAAGCAACATGCGCATCGATTTGAATGACGAGTTATCTCCCGGGCAATCTACGTCCATCAGGATTGCGTGGGAATACAATATTCCTGAGGTGAATCGTCTGCGAGCTCGCGGTGGTTGCGAGCATTTCCCAAAGGACGACAACTATATCTATGAGATCGCTCAGTGGTTTCCTCGCATGTGTGTCTACAGCGATGTCACTGGCTGGCAGAATAAGGAGTTTCTGGGCAAAGGTGAGTTCACGCTGGAGTTTGGTGACTATGTCGTACGGATCACGGTACCGGAAGACCACGTGGTAGCGTCCACCGGCGTGCTGCTGAATCCAACGGAAGTGTTGTCAGAAGCCCAGCGTAAACGCCTTCTGGACGCGAAGACCTCGAAGAAGCCGGTATTCGTGATTACACCTGAGGAAGCAATGGCGAATCAGGCAGAGAAAGCTGAAGGGAAGCGAACCTGGGTGTTTAAAGCAACCAATGTCCGTGACTTTGCCTTCGCGTCTTCACGCAAATTCATCTGGGACGCGATGGGGCACGATTCCGACGGCAATCAGGTAATGGCGATGTCGTTTTATCCGAATGAGGCTGAGCCGCTGTGGAGTCGTTATTCAACACACGCCATCGTTCATACCCTGCAAGTCTATTCCCGTTACACATTTCAATATCCTTACCCCACGGCCATATCGGTAAACGGTCCTGTTGGGGGTATGGAATATCCCATGATCTGCTTCAATGGTCCTCGCCCAGAGGAAGACGGAACATATACCGCGCGAACCAAGTACGGATTAATTTCCGTCGTGATTCATGAAGTTGGCCACAACTACTTCCCCATGATCGTGAACTCGGATGAGCGACAGTGGACATGGATGGATGAAGGACTGAACACATTCCTTCAGTATCTGGCCGAAGTTGAATGGGAGGAAGATTATCCATCCCGACGCGGCGAACCGAAGGATATTGTGGAGTACATGCGAAGCACTAACCAGGTGCCGGTGATGACGAATTCAGAATCGCTGCTGCAGTTCGGCCCCAACGCCTATTCAAAGCCTGCCACTGCTTTGAATATTCTTCGTGAGACGATTCTTGGACGCGAACTGTTTGACTTCGCGTTTCGCGAATACGCACAACGATGGAAAAATAAGCGTCCTTACCCCGCCGACTTCTTTCGCACAATGGAGGATGCCAGTGGAGTCGATCTGGATTGGTTCTGGCGAGGCTGGTTTTACAGTACTGATCACGTAGACATCGGCATCTCCAATGTTCGGCACTACACCATTAATGACGGCAACCCTGCAAAAGACAGCGAGTTCAAACGGGCTGAACGGGATGCAAAACCCGAGACAATGTCACAACAACGCAACGAAGGAATTCATAAGCGGACCGACGATTTCCCGGAGCTGAAAGACTTCTACAATTCGTTTGACGACCTCGAGGTGACTGACGCAGAGAAAAAGAAGTTCGATAAATACCTGAAAGACCTGCCAGAGGATGAACGGCGACTGCTTGGGCAGAAGACGAATTTCTACATCGTTGACCTGGAAAACATCGGCGGCCTGGTGATGCCCGTTATTCTGAAGCTTCACTACGCCGACGGGACAACTTCGGAAGTGCGGCTGCCTGCCGAAATCTGGGCTCAAAACTGCGAGGAGACATCCAAACTGATCATGAGTCCGAAAGAGATCGAATCGATCGAGCTGGATCCACATCTGGAAACAGCGGATACAGTTCTCTCGAACAACGTATTTCCGCCCCGAATTACGAAAAGTCGTTTCAAGTTGTATCAGCAACGCAAGGAAACGAATGAAATGCAAAAGGCAGGTCTGGGCAGCAAGAAAGAAGCTAACGCAAAAGGTGATGATTCAGAGAAGAAGGAAAAGGCGTCTGAATAG